One segment of Acidobacteriota bacterium DNA contains the following:
- a CDS encoding C69 family dipeptidase has product MRFKTFLFLFLLLPFISSISFAVSDDACTIIAVGKKASVDGSVIVSQTDCCEECRVHVVPARTFKKGALAPVYYGLQDVRKPLHKYGEVIGYIPQVERTYAYLHTGYPHINEHQLAIAESTIAQREELKVDRKTGRQIMTIEQAMKFALERCKTAREALDLITSLMEKYGFLPSCYRDAEAVAIADPNEVWILEVFSVGPGWTPESGKPGAIWAARRLPDDQVTVIPNWSIIKEIDLNNPDFKASKNYMEVAIEHGWYDPKSGKPFIWQEAYSPIPREWAISRFWLFYSTVAPHLKKWPNKKLTNPFKGYDAYHQYIEPISLYPFSAKPEKKLSVQDVIAFQRSVFEGTIYDMTADLDWYVPDGKGGLVKSPLATPFPTREMRKLLDITWRRNVSRGGYGMVAQLRSWLPDPIGGVYWFYVDNQYVSTYVPIYVGVQEISPLYKTYNPDEYDENSARWVIDFVDNLLYLKWQEAIKDLRALRDPLERSFFENQRTIELKALTLYKKKPELAKRFLTNYTKRCMEKTVRMYRELRKVLITKYTNNKQGM; this is encoded by the coding sequence ATGAGATTTAAAACTTTCCTTTTCCTTTTTCTTCTTCTTCCATTTATCAGCTCGATCTCCTTCGCTGTTTCTGACGATGCCTGCACCATCATTGCTGTAGGGAAGAAGGCATCTGTGGATGGATCGGTAATCGTCTCTCAGACCGATTGCTGTGAGGAATGCCGAGTCCATGTGGTTCCTGCCCGAACCTTCAAAAAGGGAGCTCTTGCCCCGGTATACTATGGCCTTCAGGATGTGAGAAAACCCCTTCATAAATATGGGGAAGTAATCGGCTACATCCCCCAGGTTGAACGAACCTATGCCTATCTTCATACAGGTTATCCCCATATAAATGAACACCAGCTGGCAATCGCTGAAAGCACCATAGCACAGAGGGAAGAGTTGAAGGTAGATCGAAAAACAGGAAGACAGATAATGACCATCGAGCAGGCGATGAAGTTCGCCCTTGAAAGGTGTAAAACCGCAAGGGAAGCCCTTGATCTTATAACTTCCCTGATGGAGAAATATGGCTTTCTTCCCTCTTGCTATCGCGATGCTGAGGCTGTCGCCATAGCCGATCCCAATGAGGTCTGGATATTGGAGGTTTTCAGTGTAGGACCAGGCTGGACACCGGAAAGTGGAAAGCCAGGGGCGATATGGGCGGCTCGGAGATTACCAGACGACCAGGTTACGGTTATTCCCAACTGGAGCATAATCAAAGAGATAGACCTCAATAATCCAGACTTTAAAGCCTCTAAGAACTATATGGAGGTAGCCATCGAACACGGATGGTACGACCCAAAAAGCGGGAAACCCTTCATCTGGCAAGAAGCCTACTCCCCGATACCAAGAGAATGGGCTATAAGCCGTTTCTGGTTATTCTACAGTACGGTTGCCCCTCATCTCAAAAAATGGCCCAACAAGAAGCTCACCAATCCCTTCAAAGGTTATGATGCCTACCACCAGTATATTGAGCCTATCTCCCTTTATCCCTTCTCAGCTAAGCCGGAAAAGAAATTATCCGTGCAGGATGTAATAGCCTTCCAGCGTTCGGTATTCGAGGGAACGATCTACGATATGACCGCGGATCTTGATTGGTATGTACCAGACGGGAAAGGAGGCTTAGTCAAAAGCCCTCTTGCCACTCCATTTCCTACCCGAGAGATGAGAAAACTGCTCGATATCACCTGGCGGAGGAATGTGTCAAGGGGAGGCTACGGTATGGTAGCCCAGTTGAGGAGTTGGCTACCTGATCCCATCGGTGGGGTTTACTGGTTCTATGTCGACAATCAATATGTAAGCACCTATGTGCCCATCTATGTGGGTGTTCAAGAGATATCCCCTCTTTACAAAACCTACAACCCGGACGAATACGATGAAAATTCCGCGAGATGGGTGATAGATTTCGTGGATAACCTCCTCTATCTAAAATGGCAAGAGGCGATAAAGGACCTCAGAGCTCTCCGCGACCCATTGGAAAGAAGCTTTTTTGAGAACCAGCGAACCATCGAATTGAAAGCTTTAACCCTTTACAAGAAAAAGCCCGAACTTGCTAAACGCTTCCTCACCAACTACACCAAGCGATGTATGGAGAAGACGGTAAGAATGTACCGAGAACTGCGTAAGGTACTGATTACGAAGTACACCAATAATAAACAAGGAATGTAG
- a CDS encoding ATP-binding protein: MNELFINKPVHSIRELKECPTLIGKLIRELEKTTSLSENELYELQVAVTEICYNGIEHGNRFSPDKEVRISYLILDDRVIFKIEDEGEGFDPQNIPDPTKKENILKPRGRGIFLARRFSDELIFDDRGRRVFIIKKIKKK; the protein is encoded by the coding sequence TTGAACGAACTTTTTATAAATAAACCGGTTCATTCAATAAGAGAACTAAAAGAATGCCCAACGTTGATCGGAAAGTTGATTAGGGAATTAGAAAAGACAACCTCGCTAAGCGAAAACGAACTCTACGAACTTCAGGTTGCGGTAACCGAAATCTGCTACAACGGAATAGAACATGGGAACCGTTTCTCTCCTGATAAAGAAGTCCGAATAAGCTACCTGATCCTCGACGATAGAGTTATTTTCAAAATCGAAGATGAAGGAGAAGGCTTCGACCCACAGAACATCCCTGATCCTACCAAAAAGGAGAACATCCTAAAACCCCGGGGAAGAGGTATTTTCCTCGCTCGCCGTTTCTCCGACGAGCTAATATTTGATGATAGAGGAAGACGGGTATTCATTATAAAGAAGATCAAAAAGAAATAG
- a CDS encoding prepilin-type N-terminal cleavage/methylation domain-containing protein — MRRRESGFTLIELMIVLAIIGILATLALPTYRYAHIRAKEAVLKEDLFNLRSLLDQYYADKGHYPSSLEDLVNEGYLRKIPIDPMTGSAETWQLIYEEPKEGMETPPGVYDIRSGSDAIALDGTRYSDW, encoded by the coding sequence ATGCGAAGAAGAGAAAGTGGATTCACCCTCATCGAGCTGATGATAGTCCTTGCCATCATCGGGATTCTGGCGACCCTTGCCCTTCCCACCTATCGCTATGCCCACATCCGCGCTAAGGAAGCGGTATTAAAGGAGGATCTGTTTAACTTGAGGAGTCTCCTCGACCAGTATTATGCGGATAAAGGGCACTATCCCTCTTCCCTTGAGGACCTGGTTAATGAAGGATATCTGAGGAAAATCCCCATTGATCCGATGACCGGCTCGGCGGAGACCTGGCAACTTATCTATGAAGAGCCGAAGGAAGGTATGGAAACTCCTCCCGGTGTCTATGATATCAGAAGTGGTTCTGACGCCATTGCCCTCGACGGAACCCGTTATTCCGACTGGTAA
- a CDS encoding type II secretion system protein, whose amino-acid sequence MERGHSSGYSLVELMVVVAIIAVLASAILPLAEITVKRSKEIELRRALRTLRTAIDKYKEAADKGLIKVEKGTYGYPPNLQVLVTGVKNAKTKGEILKFLRRIPKDPMTNSTDWGLRSYQDPPNAKRWGGQNVYDVYSRSTAIALDGTRYCDW is encoded by the coding sequence ATGGAAAGGGGGCATTCCTCTGGTTATTCTCTGGTGGAATTAATGGTGGTGGTAGCGATAATTGCTGTTTTGGCTTCGGCAATTCTTCCCTTAGCTGAGATAACGGTCAAAAGGAGTAAAGAAATCGAGCTTAGAAGAGCACTCCGCACCCTCCGTACCGCGATCGATAAATATAAGGAAGCAGCGGATAAAGGATTGATCAAGGTAGAGAAGGGGACTTATGGTTATCCGCCCAACCTTCAGGTTCTGGTCACCGGGGTGAAAAATGCCAAAACTAAAGGGGAGATACTTAAGTTCCTTCGCCGAATACCTAAGGACCCAATGACAAACTCCACTGATTGGGGGCTCCGTTCTTATCAAGACCCTCCTAACGCCAAGAGATGGGGAGGTCAGAATGTCTACGATGTCTATTCGAGAAGCACCGCCATCGCCCTTGATGGAACCCGCTATTGTGATTGGTAA
- the pilO gene encoding type 4a pilus biogenesis protein PilO, translating into MRKPWFIKKMFLFLLGAIIVVNILVKVTLLNHLLLGVSELSAKRQALVEKKKSLLKKKERLAILKKRISTAENGISTFEKEVLGSKSERLSKIMDEIDKICADLSLERREASYSHRLLPQGVEEVSLVFPVSGNYDDIRRFIYQLERFPYFVVIDRLELANPEGGGVVLNISLSTYFTLQGKRGTDAGAN; encoded by the coding sequence ATGAGAAAGCCCTGGTTTATAAAGAAGATGTTCCTCTTTCTTCTCGGGGCGATAATAGTTGTCAACATTCTGGTGAAGGTAACATTGCTTAATCATCTCCTATTGGGTGTGTCGGAACTTTCTGCTAAAAGGCAAGCGCTCGTTGAGAAGAAGAAGTCCCTTCTTAAAAAGAAGGAGAGATTGGCGATACTGAAGAAGAGAATATCCACAGCTGAGAATGGTATTTCGACTTTCGAAAAGGAGGTGTTAGGGAGCAAGAGCGAGAGGTTGAGCAAGATTATGGACGAGATTGATAAAATTTGTGCTGATCTTTCACTGGAGCGAAGAGAAGCGAGTTACTCTCACCGCTTACTTCCTCAGGGGGTAGAGGAGGTTAGTTTGGTCTTTCCCGTCTCCGGTAACTATGATGATATTCGCAGATTTATCTACCAGTTAGAGCGTTTCCCTTATTTTGTGGTGATAGATAGATTGGAATTGGCTAATCCAGAAGGGGGAGGGGTGGTACTAAACATCTCCCTTTCCACCTATTTCACCCTACAGGGGAAAAGGGGGACTGATGCGGGAGCGAACTAA
- a CDS encoding type II/IV secretion system protein, whose protein sequence is MSKVDANAKKQAKELARKFQLEFVDLKNFELDYELVRSIPVNLMIKHRFIPLEKDNQGLKIAIADPSDLPAIDELEATLGVPLILSVASADEIDDFLKKSQASQRVLEEASKGFLLKLVKEEEEGISLEKVEQDTSPMIRLVDTIILNAIERRASDIHIETKDREVIVRYRIDGALTQAMAPIDKRYHTNIISRIKVMSELDIAEKRVPQDGRFRLQYKGRMIDFRVSIMPNIYGEDAVIRILDKEYINREFGELRLDVLGFSPRELKKIRKYIHQPYGMFLVTGPTGSGKTTTLYAAISEIRNEEDKIITIEDPVEYQIPGITQVPINEKKGLTFARGLRSILRHDPDKIMVGEIRDPETAQIAVQSALTGHLVLTTVHANNVFDVIGRLLNMGVEPYNFVSALNCVSAQRLVRVICENCKTEVRYPPELLEESGLDPKKYRDFVFYEGKGCIECNGTGFRGRTAIMELLEMSDRIREMILDRASGSELKRAAKEEGMTFLREVALERVFSGITTLREINKVTFVE, encoded by the coding sequence ATGAGTAAGGTTGATGCTAATGCCAAAAAGCAGGCTAAGGAGCTTGCTCGTAAGTTTCAGCTCGAGTTTGTTGATCTTAAGAACTTTGAGCTGGATTACGAACTGGTAAGGAGCATTCCGGTGAACCTGATGATCAAGCATAGATTTATCCCCCTTGAGAAAGATAACCAGGGACTTAAGATAGCCATCGCCGATCCTTCCGATCTTCCGGCGATAGATGAGCTCGAAGCTACTTTAGGGGTTCCCCTCATCCTTTCGGTTGCCTCGGCTGATGAAATAGATGATTTCCTTAAAAAGAGCCAAGCCTCGCAAAGGGTACTCGAGGAGGCATCCAAAGGGTTTCTCCTCAAACTGGTAAAGGAAGAGGAGGAGGGTATCTCACTTGAGAAGGTGGAGCAAGATACCAGCCCGATGATCCGGCTGGTGGATACCATAATTCTGAACGCCATCGAGCGCCGGGCAAGTGATATTCATATCGAAACTAAAGACCGCGAAGTAATCGTCCGCTACCGCATCGATGGAGCTCTAACCCAGGCAATGGCTCCCATAGATAAGAGATATCATACCAATATCATCTCCCGGATCAAGGTGATGTCAGAGCTCGACATAGCGGAGAAAAGGGTGCCCCAGGACGGCAGGTTTCGCCTCCAATATAAAGGACGGATGATCGATTTCCGGGTTTCCATAATGCCCAATATCTATGGAGAAGATGCGGTTATCCGCATCCTCGATAAGGAATATATCAATCGGGAATTCGGAGAGTTGAGGCTCGATGTACTCGGTTTCTCTCCTCGGGAGCTGAAGAAGATCAGGAAGTATATCCATCAGCCATATGGAATGTTTCTTGTTACCGGACCGACCGGTTCCGGGAAGACAACCACCCTCTACGCTGCCATCTCTGAGATAAGAAATGAAGAGGACAAAATAATCACCATTGAAGACCCGGTGGAATATCAGATTCCAGGGATAACCCAGGTGCCGATAAACGAGAAGAAGGGACTTACCTTCGCCAGAGGGCTCCGTTCCATCTTAAGGCACGATCCAGACAAGATAATGGTCGGTGAAATAAGGGACCCAGAAACCGCTCAGATCGCTGTTCAATCAGCACTCACCGGACATCTCGTACTAACCACCGTCCACGCGAATAATGTCTTCGATGTGATTGGAAGATTGCTGAATATGGGGGTAGAGCCGTACAATTTTGTCTCTGCCCTCAATTGCGTTTCCGCTCAGAGATTGGTCCGGGTGATCTGTGAGAATTGTAAGACTGAGGTCAGGTATCCTCCCGAGCTCCTTGAGGAGTCGGGACTTGACCCCAAGAAGTACCGCGATTTCGTCTTCTATGAAGGGAAGGGATGTATTGAGTGTAATGGGACCGGTTTCCGTGGCAGAACGGCGATTATGGAGCTCCTTGAGATGTCGGATCGGATAAGAGAGATGATACTGGACCGAGCCTCTGGATCCGAGCTCAAACGGGCAGCCAAGGAGGAGGGAATGACCTTTCTCCGTGAGGTAGCATTGGAAAGGGTTTTCTCCGGGATCACCACCTTGAGGGAGATAAACAAGGTCACCTTTGTGGAGTAG
- a CDS encoding type II secretion system F family protein, which translates to MPYFACKVADAEGKIISLTLSGTDRKTVEKELTEKGYYPLKVKRRYSFSELLYFGKSRIKGEDFLVFNRELLALVEAGLTIVQSLDILIKRREDPFFKGLLEDVKKRVIEGASLSQAFEAQGEVIPRLYISLLLAGERSGDLPGVLRRFIRYQKVLSMLRKRVSSAIVYPIVLIVLATGLITLLVTYVLPRFAQFYADFGAELPLITTILIKTASFISRNFLFILIGILGLIFLLRAWSKTEKGGRRIDGWKLRLPLVGNIWLHYYISQFTRSLSTMLGGGIPLLPSLAVASQSVGNKEVIFRMRRAEERVKEGMSLHQALEETGLISEMALEMIQVGEATGSLVEMLNNIADFYDEEIDYRLGRMLSLLEPALLVAMGLVVAGILISMYFPLFRLAAVAR; encoded by the coding sequence ATGCCCTACTTCGCCTGCAAGGTGGCTGATGCCGAAGGGAAGATAATCTCCCTGACATTGTCCGGGACAGATAGGAAAACGGTGGAGAAAGAACTAACCGAGAAGGGATATTACCCCCTTAAAGTAAAGAGAAGGTATTCCTTTTCCGAGCTTCTTTACTTCGGGAAGTCAAGGATAAAGGGGGAGGATTTTCTCGTTTTCAATCGGGAACTTTTAGCCCTGGTGGAAGCGGGGCTTACCATCGTTCAATCACTTGATATCCTCATTAAGAGGAGGGAGGATCCCTTCTTTAAAGGACTCCTCGAGGATGTAAAAAAGAGGGTGATTGAGGGAGCCTCCCTTTCCCAAGCATTTGAAGCTCAAGGAGAGGTGATACCGCGTCTTTATATCTCCCTTCTTCTTGCCGGCGAGCGGAGTGGTGACCTCCCCGGGGTACTTCGCCGCTTTATCCGTTATCAGAAGGTCCTTTCTATGCTCAGGAAACGGGTAAGTTCAGCTATAGTTTATCCAATAGTACTTATTGTCTTGGCTACCGGGCTCATTACCCTTCTTGTTACCTATGTTCTCCCCCGGTTCGCTCAGTTCTACGCTGACTTCGGTGCGGAGCTTCCCCTGATCACAACCATCCTAATAAAAACAGCGAGCTTCATCAGCCGCAATTTCCTCTTCATCCTTATCGGCATACTCGGATTGATATTCCTCCTTCGGGCATGGTCAAAAACCGAAAAGGGCGGAAGAAGGATAGATGGCTGGAAACTAAGGCTCCCCTTAGTCGGCAATATCTGGCTTCATTATTATATTTCCCAATTTACCAGGAGTCTCTCCACTATGCTTGGGGGAGGGATCCCTCTTCTCCCATCGCTGGCAGTAGCTTCCCAGTCGGTAGGTAATAAGGAGGTAATCTTCAGGATGAGGAGAGCGGAAGAGAGGGTTAAGGAGGGGATGAGCCTTCACCAGGCGCTTGAGGAAACAGGACTAATTAGTGAGATGGCGTTGGAGATGATCCAGGTGGGAGAAGCGACTGGCTCTCTGGTTGAGATGCTCAATAATATCGCCGATTTCTACGACGAGGAGATAGATTACCGTTTGGGGAGGATGCTTTCCCTCCTCGAGCCGGCATTATTGGTGGCTATGGGGTTGGTAGTTGCTGGCATCCTTATATCGATGTATTTTCCTTTATTTAGATTGGCGGCGGTGGCACGATGA
- a CDS encoding zf-HC2 domain-containing protein, producing MKKCEEIRKKIDDYLEERLSSEDTLEFEKHILTCSSCFRKVVKKDPAKLFLLLRRERLNPALFPSFTQEVMERIERKRTRRWAPLVLRPAYLLMIAVAIVGAILAWWRFSGGLKGGTPPFVSEIVETGAQPMVQDIGGKARVYQLEIDGETQLVMVVLPNLKFLR from the coding sequence ATGAAAAAGTGCGAAGAGATCAGAAAGAAGATAGATGACTACCTTGAGGAAAGATTGTCCTCAGAGGATACCTTGGAGTTTGAAAAGCATATTCTTACTTGTTCTTCCTGCTTCCGAAAGGTGGTTAAGAAGGATCCGGCTAAGCTCTTTTTGCTTCTGAGAAGGGAAAGGTTAAATCCCGCTCTATTTCCCTCTTTCACCCAAGAAGTAATGGAAAGGATAGAGAGAAAGAGGACAAGGAGATGGGCTCCCCTCGTCCTTAGGCCAGCTTACCTCTTAATGATAGCGGTGGCTATCGTCGGTGCGATCCTTGCGTGGTGGCGCTTCTCGGGGGGGTTAAAGGGGGGAACGCCCCCCTTTGTAAGTGAAATAGTCGAGACAGGGGCACAACCGATGGTTCAGGACATCGGGGGAAAAGCCCGGGTCTATCAGTTGGAGATCGACGGAGAAACCCAACTGGTGATGGTAGTTCTCCCCAACCTTAAGTTCCTGAGATGA
- a CDS encoding RNA polymerase sigma factor, with translation MNEKSKELEVLSQRIRKGDVDAFALLIEKLKEELIGIAYRMMEDLDEAKDVVQECFIKLWDSRGRIRKEGNIRFLLRRMVVNLSLDLLRRRKRESQMRKAVLREEREIFELPSGEQERFVRELSLIFSHLSNELPEQERTIFILREIEGLSTDEVARILDIAPSTVRNHLMHARAHLRREIKSRYPELLNYWKKL, from the coding sequence ATGAATGAGAAGAGTAAAGAACTTGAGGTCCTATCTCAGAGGATAAGAAAAGGAGATGTTGATGCTTTCGCTCTTCTTATTGAAAAGTTGAAGGAGGAGCTGATCGGCATCGCTTACCGAATGATGGAGGATCTCGATGAGGCGAAGGATGTGGTGCAGGAGTGCTTCATCAAGTTGTGGGATAGCCGGGGGAGAATAAGAAAGGAAGGAAACATCCGCTTTTTGCTGCGGAGGATGGTAGTAAATCTGAGCCTCGATCTCTTGAGGAGAAGGAAAAGGGAAAGCCAGATGCGGAAGGCAGTACTTAGAGAAGAGAGAGAGATTTTTGAACTTCCCTCCGGAGAACAGGAGAGGTTCGTAAGGGAACTTTCCCTTATATTTTCCCATCTTTCAAATGAGCTGCCTGAGCAAGAACGAACGATCTTTATCCTGCGGGAGATCGAGGGGCTCTCTACCGATGAAGTGGCGAGGATACTCGATATCGCTCCCTCCACGGTGAGAAACCACTTGATGCATGCAAGAGCCCATTTGAGGCGGGAGATTAAATCGAGATATCCCGAGCTTCTCAATTACTGGAAGAAGTTATGA
- a CDS encoding P1 family peptidase, which yields MFVYLNSAIKIFTIIPLAIFLLCGMAGNEKRPRARDIGLVTGIFPPGRYNAITDVPDVLVGQVTLIRGDDIRTGVTAILPHKGNIYQEKVPAAVYVGNGFGKLTGFTQIEELGEIETPILLTNTLNVPRVADAVIDYILSLPGNENALSINPVVGETNDGWLNNIRSRAVKKEDVLKAIEKAKSGPVEEGAVGAGTGTICYGFKGGIGTSSRVLPKSLGGYTVGVLVQTNFGGVLRINGAPVGRELGMFPYQRKVADSWRHGSCMIVVATDAPLLHRNLKRLAKRAVLGLARTGSYMSNGSGDYVIAFSNAPSVRIKRNERAYNVGTVVGNRMMSALFLAVVEATEEAVYNSLFKAQTMVGFEGHKVEALPIDKVIEILKKYNALNWDKNLPSAEKD from the coding sequence ATGTTTGTATATCTAAACAGCGCAATTAAGATATTTACTATTATCCCCTTAGCGATCTTTCTGCTCTGCGGGATGGCGGGAAACGAGAAGAGACCTCGCGCCCGCGATATTGGCTTAGTAACCGGGATCTTCCCCCCGGGAAGGTATAACGCGATAACCGATGTTCCCGATGTATTGGTAGGGCAGGTAACGCTGATAAGAGGGGACGATATCAGAACCGGGGTAACTGCTATCCTTCCTCATAAAGGGAACATCTATCAGGAGAAGGTTCCTGCAGCGGTCTATGTGGGCAATGGGTTTGGTAAGCTAACTGGCTTTACCCAGATTGAGGAGCTTGGGGAGATAGAAACCCCGATCCTTCTTACCAACACCCTCAATGTACCCCGGGTGGCGGATGCGGTTATCGACTACATCCTAAGCCTTCCGGGAAACGAAAACGCCCTCTCGATAAATCCAGTGGTAGGGGAGACGAATGATGGCTGGCTGAACAACATCAGGAGCCGGGCGGTAAAGAAAGAGGATGTTTTGAAGGCGATAGAAAAAGCAAAATCAGGACCAGTAGAGGAAGGAGCAGTAGGAGCAGGTACTGGTACCATCTGCTATGGGTTCAAAGGTGGGATCGGAACTTCCTCCCGGGTTCTTCCGAAATCGCTTGGAGGATATACCGTAGGGGTGCTCGTCCAGACCAACTTTGGCGGTGTTTTGAGGATAAACGGTGCCCCAGTGGGAAGAGAGTTGGGAATGTTCCCCTATCAGCGAAAGGTGGCTGACAGCTGGCGACATGGCTCCTGTATGATCGTGGTAGCGACCGATGCTCCCCTACTTCATCGGAATCTCAAACGGTTGGCAAAAAGGGCAGTACTTGGATTGGCGAGGACTGGCTCTTATATGAGCAACGGTAGCGGTGACTATGTGATCGCTTTCTCCAACGCTCCCTCGGTTAGGATAAAAAGGAACGAACGAGCCTACAATGTAGGCACTGTGGTGGGCAATCGAATGATGTCCGCCCTTTTCCTGGCAGTAGTGGAGGCTACCGAAGAAGCGGTGTACAACTCCCTATTCAAGGCACAAACAATGGTGGGTTTTGAGGGCCATAAGGTAGAGGCGCTTCCTATCGACAAGGTCATCGAGATCTTAAAGAAATACAACGCTTTAAACTGGGACAAAAACCTCCCCTCAGCAGAGAAGGATTAG
- a CDS encoding ABC transporter permease: MMVLRELVSQAWYDLKVNRGRTILTMFGIIWGIAAVIILVGWGVGFERSYTANIAKVGDKLMILWRGRVSKGIGGYRAGRRVLLTEKDIVALEHCPEVELIAPMINLWFINIKYGSEVLSVHTQGVTPEYAIVRKFEVAKGRFINQADVDNFRRVCFLGAGVKEKLFGPDRKAVGEEVRIKGIRFKVIGVAKKKGEQWTIWNSLDDDKALIPLTTARALFTGTKYLHNIFFQPRELLRYKECEREARRALARLHRVDETDEEAISLSAYAEGMVEFMKIGRNIQVFLGIAAIITLLIGGFGVMNIMLVSVRERTHEIGVLRAVGAKRRHIFLQFLLEALIIVIAGGMIGIFVGVAFCSLMGKLPLPKYFPAPYISFGVMLTAFIVMAAVGIISGTLPALYAARLNPVEALRYE; encoded by the coding sequence ATGATGGTTCTGAGGGAGCTTGTCTCTCAGGCATGGTATGATCTCAAGGTCAATCGGGGAAGGACTATCCTCACTATGTTCGGCATCATCTGGGGTATTGCCGCGGTCATTATTCTCGTGGGTTGGGGAGTTGGCTTCGAACGAAGCTATACCGCTAATATAGCGAAAGTCGGGGATAAACTTATGATTCTATGGCGAGGAAGGGTGTCCAAAGGGATAGGAGGATATCGTGCGGGAAGAAGGGTCCTCCTTACGGAGAAGGATATCGTTGCCCTTGAACACTGTCCCGAGGTGGAGCTTATCGCCCCGATGATAAATCTCTGGTTTATAAACATAAAATATGGAAGCGAGGTTCTCTCTGTTCACACCCAGGGGGTTACTCCGGAGTATGCCATTGTGAGGAAGTTCGAGGTAGCAAAAGGGAGATTTATAAACCAGGCTGATGTGGATAATTTCCGCCGCGTCTGTTTTCTCGGTGCCGGGGTCAAAGAAAAGCTCTTTGGTCCTGATAGAAAAGCAGTGGGGGAGGAGGTGAGGATTAAGGGAATAAGATTCAAGGTGATCGGAGTGGCGAAGAAAAAAGGCGAACAATGGACTATATGGAACAGTTTGGACGATGATAAGGCACTTATCCCCCTAACTACTGCCAGGGCTTTATTCACCGGTACTAAATACCTCCATAACATTTTCTTCCAGCCACGGGAGCTACTCCGGTATAAGGAATGTGAGCGAGAAGCGAGAAGGGCTCTTGCTCGGCTTCACCGGGTGGACGAGACTGACGAGGAGGCAATAAGTCTTAGTGCCTATGCCGAAGGAATGGTTGAGTTTATGAAAATCGGGAGAAATATTCAGGTTTTCCTTGGGATAGCGGCGATCATCACCCTCCTTATTGGTGGTTTTGGAGTTATGAATATTATGTTGGTGTCGGTGAGAGAGAGGACCCATGAGATAGGAGTTCTCCGGGCGGTCGGTGCCAAAAGGAGGCATATTTTCCTTCAGTTCCTTTTAGAGGCGCTTATTATCGTGATTGCCGGTGGGATGATAGGTATTTTCGTAGGGGTAGCCTTCTGCTCCCTTATGGGTAAGCTCCCTCTCCCCAAATATTTCCCCGCTCCCTATATTTCCTTCGGAGTGATGCTTACCGCCTTTATCGTGATGGCAGCAGTTGGGATAATCTCGGGAACCCTTCCCGCTCTCTACGCAGCAAGGCTTAACCCGGTGGAGGCACTCCGTTATGAATAA